The window CACGCCGAGCGCGAGCATCGTCTTCAGGTCGGCCTGGATGCCCGCGCCTCCGCCGGAGTCGGAGCCCGCCACCGTAAGGACGTTGGGGATCATGTCTCTATGTCTCCGAAGTGGTCCCAGCCGCCCTTGCTGGTCCACGGCGCTCCGTCGACCGTGACCTGGGGCAGCGCCGAGGGGTTGAGGACCTCGCCGATGACCTTCCAGCGGGCGGGCAGCTTCACGTCCGAGGGGAACGTCGCCACGATCGCGTGATCCTCTCCCCCGGTCAGCACCCACTGCATGGGGTCGACGCCGACGGCCTGCCCGATGTCGTTCATCTGGGTCGGGATGTCGATCGCCCCGGAGCGGATGTCGATCCGCACCTTGCTGGCCTCGGCGATGTGCCCGAGGTCGGCGATCAGCCCGTCGCTCACATCGCACATCGCGGTCGCCCCGAGCCCGGCGGCGGCCGGACCCGCGTGATAGGGCGGCTCGGGACGCCGATGGGCCTCCACGAACGCGCGCGGCGAGCGGAACCCCCGCGACAACACCGCGTACCCGGCCGCCGACCAGCCCAGCCAGCCGGTCACCGCGACGAGGTCGCCGGGCTGCGCGCCCGCCCGCGTCACGGGCTCCTGGTTGCGCAGATCGCCGAGCGCCGTGATCGACACCATGATCGAGTCGCCGCGTACGACGTCACCGCCGACCACGGCCGCGCCCGCCACCTGGCATTCGTCGCGCAGGCCGTCCATCAGCTCGCTCGGCCAGGTCACCGGCAGTTCGGCCGGGACGACCAGACCGAGCAGCAGCGCGGTCGGTACGGCGCCCATGGCGGCGATGTCGGCGAGGTTCTGCGCGGCGGCCTTGCGGCCCACGTCGTAGGCCGTCGACCAGTCCCGGCGGAAGTGCCGGCCCTCCACCAGGATGTCCGTACTGGCCACGACCCTGCGGTCGGGCGCGGCCACCACGGCGGCGTCGTCGCCGGGGCCGACCCGGACCGCCGGGGTGGTGGTCAGACGGGAGGTGAGCTCCCTGATGAGCCCGAACTCACCGAGCTCACCAACAGTGCCCTTCATCGCCCTCTCTCCCCTTCTGTCCCTGTGCATGCCCGGTCGCGAGGCAACTGGGGCCTCGCTACGGTCGAAGTGACCGTCATGTTCTGCCGGACCCGGGCCCCGGCGCGCAAGACCCGGTCCCCACGGGTCTCCCCGTGGTGAGCGGCGACGCGATACCGTGGCGTTCCTTTTCCCCACATGATCCTCGTGGCCGCCCTGGAGGTTCCGTGGTACAGGCGTACATCCTGATCCAGACGGAGGTCGGCAAGGCGTCGACCGTCGCCGAGACGATCAGCAAGATCCCTGGGGTCGTCCAGGCCGAGGACGTGACAGGACCGTACGACGTCATCGTGCGGGCCCAGGCCGACACCGTCGACGATCTCGGTCGCCTGGTGGTCGCCAGGGTCCAGCAGGTGGACGGCATCACCCGCACCCTGACCTGCCCGATCGTCCATATCTAGCCCCCGTCTACCCTGTGCCGGTGAACTCTTT of the Streptomyces koelreuteriae genome contains:
- a CDS encoding Lrp/AsnC family transcriptional regulator: MVQAYILIQTEVGKASTVAETISKIPGVVQAEDVTGPYDVIVRAQADTVDDLGRLVVARVQQVDGITRTLTCPIVHI
- a CDS encoding thiamine-phosphate kinase; this encodes MKGTVGELGEFGLIRELTSRLTTTPAVRVGPGDDAAVVAAPDRRVVASTDILVEGRHFRRDWSTAYDVGRKAAAQNLADIAAMGAVPTALLLGLVVPAELPVTWPSELMDGLRDECQVAGAAVVGGDVVRGDSIMVSITALGDLRNQEPVTRAGAQPGDLVAVTGWLGWSAAGYAVLSRGFRSPRAFVEAHRRPEPPYHAGPAAAGLGATAMCDVSDGLIADLGHIAEASKVRIDIRSGAIDIPTQMNDIGQAVGVDPMQWVLTGGEDHAIVATFPSDVKLPARWKVIGEVLNPSALPQVTVDGAPWTSKGGWDHFGDIET